The DNA sequence TTATATCAACATCTTTTTTGTTGATATCCAACCCTTGATTCGCATTATTAAGCAATAAATACCTACACTTTCTTTACATTATTTTCTGGTAAGCAAAATCAATGTATTAGAAGTATTCCCAGCTCTTTCTACAATTTCCATTTTCAATTGGTGTTTCTGGCAATTCCGTTCAATATCCTCCATACGCATAAAGTACAAATCTTCGTGTTTCTGCTTATTGAACCTGAATAGTCTTGTAGAATAAAATTCCGTTTGCTCGGTTTTCCTGTGCTGATCGCCCAAATCTTTTATTCCTTCGCGAACGATCAATTTGCCATTGGCACTTAATGCATTCACACATCTTTCAATCAACTTATCCTGGTCTTTGTACTTAAGATAATGCAACACATCATTCAGAATGATGCAATCGGCAGCCGGAATTTCATAATTATTGAGATCTGCCACTTCAAACTGAATGCGCTCATTTTTTAGCCAGATATTTTTTGCGGTTTCAATTTTTTCGCCATCAAAATCCACTCCCAATACCTGTCGCTTTCTGCCAGTCAGCATTAGCATATAGGGCAAATAACCATAGCCACAACCCAAATCCACAATTTTTCCTTCCTCTGGACAAATCTGGTCGTACTGTACATAATAATCCTGCAGGCGGATTTTAATTTTGCTGTACCACTCCAAGACAGGGCTTTTATAGAGGTAAGCACTTTGCAATTTATGCCGGAAATAATAAGGCGTTTCAATTTCATTACTCATAGCTTCATAAGCAGATTTAAAATGCTTGCCGATAATTTTTGTCCTTTCCCTGTAATCAGTTCCAAATTTGGCATCCTCCAAACTGATTTCAGGTAAAAAACGCAAAGTCATTTGCCCAAAATCGGTCATAAAATCGTGCTTGCGGGTCACATCACCCGAGCCGTGAATCATTAATGGCTGAATGGGAATATTCAGCTTTTCGGCCAAAAGAAAAGCGCCTTTGTGGAATCGCTTCAATTGCCCATCAGGGCTGCGTGTACCTTCGGGATATACTGCAATGCTGTAGCCATCATTCACCACATCTTTTAAATGTTGAACACTTGACTGATAACCCGAAGCCACGGGATAAAAATCGGCATAGCGCACCAAAAAACCGAAAAACGGTGAATTGTAAACCCAGTCATTGGTGAGCATTATTATTCTTGGATTTTGCATCAATATCACCAGGATATCGAGGAAACTCTGGTGATTGGCAATGATCACTTTTGGCTTGGCCCAGTTTACATTTTCCAGTCCCTGCACACGCGTTTTAACAATCACAGTGCCGTAAACCAGGGTTTTTGTTCCGAGCTGTATCAGCTTGTGAATAAAGCGTTTCTTGATTTTTTTGGAAATGGGGACAAAAAACAGAATCAAAATGCAGAAGCTGATAAACAGGCATCCCACTACAAAATAGCCATAGGTATAGAGTGTAGAAAACCACCGGATAAGGGTGTATGGCGGCAGACCTCTTTCTTTTCGGCTTTGCACAAAAAAGCGGAAAATCAGTGGCGTAATGCTAAAACTGATAAACAACACACTACTGATCCCAATAATGGACATCAGCGCAATAGATTGCAGGGCTGGATGTTTGGCAAAAATCAAAACACCAATTCCCGTGAGTGTAGTAAATGCAGAAAGTATAATGGAGGTTTTATAGGACTCCAGCATTCTTTTGCCTTTGTGGTATTCCTGCAACAAACCACGCATCAGGAAAATACTGTAATCAATGCCCAGCCCCAGCACAAAAGTGGAAATGATGATATTGAAAATATTGAACTGCATACCAAACAATCCCATAATTCCGGTAGTCCAGAGCCAGGCCAGTGCCACGGGAATCAAAGTGAACAGGGTGAGTTCAATTCTGCCATAAGCCAGCAAAAGAATGATAAACACCACCAACAGGCTGTATTTAACCAGCACATCAAAATCTTTTTTCAGCACCTCCATAAAGCGGCCTGTGAGGTATTGCTTGTCCAGGATAAAAATATGCTCCAGCGGTTCGAGTGCTGCATAAACCGCCTCTTTATCTTCATTTTCTACTTTTAGTACATTGATCACGGTACTCTGGCCTTGATTTTCGCTTACAAAGCCATCGAGAAAAAGCTCCTGAAGTTTGGTATAAGCAGCAGGACCTTTGGCTTGGTAATCTCCTTTAATCTGCTGACGCAAACCATCCAGGGCTTTTGCCTTTAGCTTAAAATCATCGCCATACCTTTGCATTTGCTGAAGTACAGAATCTCCACGGCCATTTTCAGCCCAGAAATTTTGCCATTTCTGAATGCGCACCGATTGCAGGCTATCAGAAATCATAAAACTTCCCGGGTTGGTGTATTTCTGTACGATATCCTTTTCCTGTAGCTGGCGAATATCCTGCTGCACTTTTTCATTGTGCTGTAAGGTCTTTTCCAGCGTAGCGCCTTCAGCCAACACAAAAACAGATTTCAGCTTATAATCATTGATGCGGTTGAGGCGGTCTTCGGTTTGTTGCAATTCCGGCCTCACATAATTCATGTTGTTCAGGTCGCTTTCAAAGCCAATTTTCTTGCTGCTGAAATAGAACAAAATGCTCAAAAGCAAAACCGCTGCTAATATCCATTTGCTTTTATCGAGTTGCAGTATCGAAAGCTTCTCAATAATTCCTACCGGTGAAAACCGCTTCTTTTCTTCCCGTTTTAAATCAGGAGCGAGTTGAGGCAAAATAATCAATGCAAAAATGGCGGCACTCAAAACACTGATTCCGGCAAAAAGCCCCAAATCGTGCAGTGCTTCAGAACGCACCAGCAACAAACAGAAAAAAGCACTGGCCGTAGTAATGCTGCTGATAAGAATAGGAAAACTCAGATCGCGGATCAGTTTTCTGCGATTGTTCACTTTTCTTAAATGCGTGAAAATATGCAGGGAGTAATCTATAGAAATGCCCAGCAAAACAGAGCCGACTCCCAGCGCTATGGCGGAAACTTCTCCTTTGATCAGATACAAAACCGACAGAGCTGTGAGTCCGCCCAGTACTACAGGAAAAAAGATCAGCGCAAAAATGCGTTTTCTGCGGTAAAAAAAGCTGATAAAGAAAACCAAAACCAAAGCGGCAAATGAGGCGGTAAGTATAGCGTCCTGCTTGATCTGTCGGGCGTTGCTCACCGCCACAGCAGCTCCGCCAAAATATTCAGCTTTCAGCCCGGGAAAATCATTGTGTAAATCGGTAATTAAGGTATCAAGCGCATCGAGAAAAGCCCCGTTTTCACCAGTTTCATTAGAAGGATTGGCTGTTTCCATGAAAATCATCAGATGTTTTCCATCCCTTGAAAATATCCTGTTTTGATAAATATTGTAGTTTTCGCCAAACTCCAGTTCAGAAAGCTTATCGAATGCAAGCCCGGTGAGATTGAGCGGATCTTTCAGAATGTTTTTCTTCATGGCAAAGCCTGCCGGGGAGAGCAGGGCTTTGTAATTGGCCGCTACCGTTTCCTTTAAAGCTGCACTGTCTGTTTTTTTCAGAATTTCAGCATAATCTGCCTCATTGATAAACAGCGGTAAATTGGCATAAAACTCATCGTACAACTGATTGTAAACATCCTGTGGCAATTCATAATTGATCTTGCGGATGTAATTTGGCCTGAAAAGGCTGTCCATTTGTCCAACCAAATGATCACCTGCTTTCAGCAATTGATCTTGATCGCTTTTGCTGCTGTCTTTGGCATAAATAGTCAGCACCATTTTATCCATAAAGCGGCTGTTCTCAAATACCAGGTTGACCTTCTCTAATTCATCATCATTGGGAATGATCTTGTTGATGTCCTCTTTGAATTCCAACTGTGAGCTCATCCAGCCTGTTGCAAGCAAAAAAAGCAGCAAAACAATAGCAGCAAAGGCTTTTTGGCTTTTTATTGATTCATAAATAAACAGAAATGTACGCTGCATTTTTTCAGATTGATTACATTGTTTTATGCTGTGTCTTTACCGAAGCAAATACATAAGCCACAAATCCCAGCGCAAGCCCCATTAGTACAGCGAACAGACAACTGCCTAGGGCGTATTGCAGCAAATGGGTCTGCACGATGTTTTGCAAATTGGACAATTGAAATTCTGCATTATAGTCAATGTCAGCCGGACTTTCCACAAACAAACCACCCATTTTAAAACTCAGAAAAATTATCCAGGGAATATTGGGCGGAATGCTGATATTGGCAGCAATGGCCACAATGGCCTTATTGAGCTTTAAAAAATGCCCCAGCAACAAAGCAGCTGCAAGTTGATAACCCCAAATCGGCACAATGCCCATAAAAACGCCAAAGCCCACCGAAAGCGCTTTTTTCTCTGCCGATTCTTCGGGATTGAATAAGTGGGTTTTGACCAATTGCCGTATATTTTTTTTTTGAAAAGAGCGAATGAATTGCCAGGGTCTGACAAAAAGAAAAGCCAGCAGCACCAATACGGTATTCAGGATACTGATCCGTGTGAAATCGGGCACTTTCCTGAAATGGGATATACGCTCTTCCTGTGGCGGGTAGTAAACCTCTATTGGGACAGGAAGCACTTTAATGCCTGCCCATGCTGCGCGAACCAACACCTCTATCTCAAATTCGTATTTGCTGGTGAAAAAACGCATTTTACTGAGTTGCTCAATCGGATACAAACGATAGCCCGATTGCGTATCAGGAAGATCAATGCCCGTTTCAATGCGGTACCAGAAATTGGAAAACTTATGCCCAAAGCTGCTTGTGCCGGGTACATTTTCCTGCAACATGTTTCGTGCCCCTACCAAAAGCACCCCAGGGTTTTCTTCAATTTTATCTAAAAATACAGGCATATCTTTTGCCAGGTGCTGCCCATCTGAATCGATGCTGATGGCGTAGCGATAGCCGAGTTCCAGGGCTTTTTCAAAACCTTTGCGCAAGGCCATACCCTTTCCCTGGTTTTGCCCAAAATGCAATATTTCTAAATCGGGATATTTTTTGAGAATCTG is a window from the Chitinophagales bacterium genome containing:
- a CDS encoding MMPL family transporter, whose translation is MQRTFLFIYESIKSQKAFAAIVLLLFLLATGWMSSQLEFKEDINKIIPNDDELEKVNLVFENSRFMDKMVLTIYAKDSSKSDQDQLLKAGDHLVGQMDSLFRPNYIRKINYELPQDVYNQLYDEFYANLPLFINEADYAEILKKTDSAALKETVAANYKALLSPAGFAMKKNILKDPLNLTGLAFDKLSELEFGENYNIYQNRIFSRDGKHLMIFMETANPSNETGENGAFLDALDTLITDLHNDFPGLKAEYFGGAAVAVSNARQIKQDAILTASFAALVLVFFISFFYRRKRIFALIFFPVVLGGLTALSVLYLIKGEVSAIALGVGSVLLGISIDYSLHIFTHLRKVNNRRKLIRDLSFPILISSITTASAFFCLLLVRSEALHDLGLFAGISVLSAAIFALIILPQLAPDLKREEKKRFSPVGIIEKLSILQLDKSKWILAAVLLLSILFYFSSKKIGFESDLNNMNYVRPELQQTEDRLNRINDYKLKSVFVLAEGATLEKTLQHNEKVQQDIRQLQEKDIVQKYTNPGSFMISDSLQSVRIQKWQNFWAENGRGDSVLQQMQRYGDDFKLKAKALDGLRQQIKGDYQAKGPAAYTKLQELFLDGFVSENQGQSTVINVLKVENEDKEAVYAALEPLEHIFILDKQYLTGRFMEVLKKDFDVLVKYSLLVVFIILLLAYGRIELTLFTLIPVALAWLWTTGIMGLFGMQFNIFNIIISTFVLGLGIDYSIFLMRGLLQEYHKGKRMLESYKTSIILSAFTTLTGIGVLIFAKHPALQSIALMSIIGISSVLFISFSITPLIFRFFVQSRKERGLPPYTLIRWFSTLYTYGYFVVGCLFISFCILILFFVPISKKIKKRFIHKLIQLGTKTLVYGTVIVKTRVQGLENVNWAKPKVIIANHQSFLDILVILMQNPRIIMLTNDWVYNSPFFGFLVRYADFYPVASGYQSSVQHLKDVVNDGYSIAVYPEGTRSPDGQLKRFHKGAFLLAEKLNIPIQPLMIHGSGDVTRKHDFMTDFGQMTLRFLPEISLEDAKFGTDYRERTKIIGKHFKSAYEAMSNEIETPYYFRHKLQSAYLYKSPVLEWYSKIKIRLQDYYVQYDQICPEEGKIVDLGCGYGYLPYMLMLTGRKRQVLGVDFDGEKIETAKNIWLKNERIQFEVADLNNYEIPAADCIILNDVLHYLKYKDQDKLIERCVNALSANGKLIVREGIKDLGDQHRKTEQTEFYSTRLFRFNKQKHEDLYFMRMEDIERNCQKHQLKMEIVERAGNTSNTLILLTRK
- a CDS encoding DUF2062 domain-containing protein; protein product: MNRTGAIDDKMEALGAVVLLPTYNNAAKLPAVLEDILNYTHHILVVNDGSTDNTRQILKKYPDLEILHFGQNQGKGMALRKGFEKALELGYRYAISIDSDGQHLAKDMPVFLDKIEENPGVLLVGARNMLQENVPGTSSFGHKFSNFWYRIETGIDLPDTQSGYRLYPIEQLSKMRFFTSKYEFEIEVLVRAAWAGIKVLPVPIEVYYPPQEERISHFRKVPDFTRISILNTVLVLLAFLFVRPWQFIRSFQKKNIRQLVKTHLFNPEESAEKKALSVGFGVFMGIVPIWGYQLAAALLLGHFLKLNKAIVAIAANISIPPNIPWIIFLSFKMGGLFVESPADIDYNAEFQLSNLQNIVQTHLLQYALGSCLFAVLMGLALGFVAYVFASVKTQHKTM